The Lasioglossum baleicum chromosome 15, iyLasBale1, whole genome shotgun sequence genomic interval AAACCAGCAGGATCGTAGGAAGATCGACGcgtgcgtcgcgtcgtgtcgcttCCCGCACGTACGCTGAGTATACGCTCCAGTCACGATTCACGATGGAAAGAGTAGCACAGGCTACGGTAGGCTATGGCAGGCTACGACTACAGCCTGAGCAGGCTGGTTGAGAGAGTTGAGAAGGGAGGAAGGAGAGAGAAGGGGAAGAGAGAAGAGGACGACTGGGACTGAGAAATACTCGACGACGGCGACGGTGGTTCAGTGGTTTCGCGGTAGTCGAACTGTTCGAAGGCAGGCTCCGCGTTTGTTGTTTCTCCGTCGTCGGAGCACTCGATCGAGCACAACGGACCGTTTCAATGTTTTTTTACCCGATAATCTCTCGCGTACTCTGCCCGATCGCGGCGCGAGTTTAACGCTCGAACGAACCTCGAGTGTACGCGTCGGCAATAACCGTGGTCCAGCCGTTCGCGAGTTTGTACATGGGAATCGACGATCGTAAACGATACAGCCGAGATTTCTGTTCGTCGATTCGGAGTACGTAGAACCACGGGTCAAGCAACCCGAGCCATGCacgagaaaaaggaaaagacCGGTTGGGTGAAATCGGAGGATATGTGATCGGTTCTCTCTACATCGGAAGCTGTAAGTACGATTCTCTTCGAAGTTTACCGAGCGTTTTACAATCGAGTCGCGGATCGTTTGCGATCGGTCACGATCACTGTACTCGAATGTGGAGTAAGctagaatttcatttttctcgaCACGAGGCGACGCTGCGGGCCGGCTCGGGCAAAACCGATAAATCCCTGAGCACTGGCCGCGTTCTGGCTTCGGGGAAACCCGACTCGGGTCCCCGGGAACAGGCCCTTCGAGCACGAACCGATTATCTCGTTTCTCGGATAACCAAAACACTGAAACGTTCGACGAATCAGACGTGCTCGCCTCGTCCAAACAAACAAATCCGACCGCGCTCGGAAATCGGTATTCGTCGCGGCCGGGGTACCGGGAGAAAAGAAGCAACGCGCAGATGGAAGAAGGACAGGTATTTTACGGGTAGAATCGGCGGTTGTCTCGTCACGCGTTCCCCTTGAAACGACCGTAAATCGTTTCTTCCAGTCACGTACGCGTCGCGTTCGATGTTTTGTTCGGAGTCCGGCGTGCAGCGTATCCTTGGGTAATTCGAGCGGTTATAGAGTAAGGGCGTCTCGATTTGCGACGCGGAACGAGAAAGAAATCGGGTATTGTCCGATTTCCGTTTCGGATCGCGGGGAACCGATGCACGGAGAGCCGCGCAACGAGTTTCAACGATCCGTATAAGGAGCTGCTCTGCCGCCGGTTCTCTCTTCTGCCGGGGTCGGTCCACTCGAGGAACCTCTGGGGGGCTCGGACGACCTAGAAAATGCGCGTCGCGCTCGTCCCCGGATCTTCGCGACGATCCACGCGCGAATTCGCGAACGAGCTCTCTCGCCGATGCTCGCGCAGTGCGCGGCGCGCGTAAAAGTCACACTTTCTCTCGCCCGCGGCAAGGCAGCCTCGAGAGTTTACCTTGCCGTGTGTCGCGAGGCTCGGTTTTCCGCGAAAAAGCGGTCCCAACGGGAGATCCCGTTCGAGAAGACGGAGCGACGCCGCCGCCGCTTATCGTGAATCGTTGTCTCGTATCGGCCGATGCGACGATGCGTAGATACGACGCGACGTTCCGCGCCGCCGAGCCTCGCGAATCTCGGCCTCGGTTTCGCTTTCGTGCTCGCCGCGCGGCGTACCGGTTCGTCGCGTCCGTCGACGCTCGGCCGAGATTCGTCGTTTAAACGAGCGTAATTTATTGCCGGCTATTATACCGGTCGGAGCGAGTCGTTGCTCCTCGGCAACGAGCGCGGAAAACTTGGCCAACGAATCCTCTCCCCGTCCCGCGCGGCGGCGGTTTGCCACCCCCGTTCGCGTGTTTCGCGAAGCAAGACACAGCTTTCGCCCCGTAAACTTGCGCGCGGAGGTCGAGCAGCGATAGATGACCCTGTTATCGGTGACGAGCGTGACGGTCCACCTGTTTCGCCTCGATCTCTCGCGTTGTTCTTCACTGTCGGTTCTCCGACGAACCCGCTGCTCCACGAAGCGGTATCGACCCTCGTGCCGAGGAGAGCCGCGTTCGCGTGACCATGTTTGGCGACCCGCTCCCATAAAATTTCTCGCAGGCCGTTCGCTCGCTCCGCCACGCGCGGCTACACTTTATTCGTGCTTCGTCGTGTGTACGTGCCAGCAATCTAGTCGCCTACCGACTCGGGATAAATCGCCGCGTGGCGGTTGTCGCGAGGAAAGCACAACCGCGAACGCGGCTACGCCAGTCGCGACGCTTCTAGCCGTGGAAAGCGAGTTGGTCTCGCGAGGTACAGATGCGAAGAGAACGCCAACGGTggaagagagaacgagagacttTGAGAGAAAGAGCGCGAGCCGCGCCACACCCTGCGAGAAGATCCGCTGGAAAAACGGCGTCCGGCGAGGCTGGACAGAGACGGATACCGGGAAATCGCGTTTAGGAGAGAATGGGAGTTTATGCTCGTTCGGTAGGTGGGTTCCGTTGATGGGACGATGTTCTAGATTAGTTAGCTTCTTCCGTTTCGCGTTATCCTACGCGGACGGATAAGATGAGGCCGAGATCTAATCTCGCGCTACCTCTTATCTCAGGTAATCAAAAGCCGACTGGAAAGAGTCTCGCGCAATACGAACGCGTTCGTCGGCCAAGCTAACGGGACTCCTCTCGTCGACTCCTCCGCGAACTTCTCGCCGTCACATCGAGCGTCGTCTCGTCCTTCTCGACTCCTCGAACAAACCTCCGTGGAACCATCGAGTCGCTTCGATGACGGAGTTTCCTTCGACATTCATTTTTCTTCGAGATTGGCTGCGCGACACCCACGCCTTTCCAGCCCTTCCCAGAAGATCATCGATCACTGCCTATCTTCTTCGGTCGTTAATCGGACGCGATTAACGCCGGCAACGTTACGTTTATTTTTCGACGCGCGGTTATCTGTAGCCGATAggcaaataaaaagtttacagGCCGAGAACGAGCGATACCTGTACGTGGACGTATACGTGTACGTTAAGGGTGTGCGAGAACTCGATGGTCGAAGAAGAATTTCGAGATTCCCGAAGGAATCCGACATATGTCACTCTTGAATAGAATTCGTGATAACATTCTTTCAACGAAAAGAATTTTGTATGATgattatgaatatttatattatactaaatatataatttatttataaacagatgattgcaaaagtttgtACCCTATGTAAACAGTTTTATGTATAATGTCACAAATATGggacatccataatctgacagttcacttaaaaacagtgaaattaattttgtgcacttcgttgtttaaagtcatactGGAATGCATCATTTTTTTAGATAGTCACCACTATTTTCTACAATTGTCTTCGAATACTTTTCACTCTGATTTCCTTTTTCGTAAAAGTTACATGTAAGTTTATTCTCAAAAAGCGTGGCTACAATGACAGAATTTCACGAAAAAAACCATATACCAACGATGTGAATCGAAAGAAAAGATTACTGTTCGCCAAGGAATACATTTCTAAAGAAGAAATATGGTGGAAAGATGTCATTTTTGCTGATGAAAGCAAGTACGATATTTTTTGGTCCGGTGGTCACAAACGTATGTGGCGTAAAGACAATGAAGAGCTTCATACTAGAAATCTCAGACCCACCCTGAAACACGGCGGAGGAAGTGTAATGGTTTGGGGTTGTATTTCGGCTGCCGGAATGGGCGAATTAGTTTTCATTGATGGAATTCTGGATATGAATAAACATTTACATATTTCGAAGCAAAATTTAATAAACAGTGCCACTAACATGAACATTCGCCAcagttttaaattttatcaagatAACGTTCCGAACCACAAATCACGTATAgttcaagaatatttattttataattgccCCAAAGTATTGCAACCTCCTCCACAGTTACCGGATCTAAATCCGATCGGAAAATGGGATTAATTTAGATCGTCGAATCAGAATACCACCGATAAGGTCGAAGGAAGAATTCAAATTACGATTAAGTGAAGAACGGTCACGTATTCCACTAGAATATTTAAACAAACTTATTTCTAGTATGGCCAAACGATTGGGCCATGTAATTAAACAACAGGGCAATCCGACAAAGTACTAatatcgatatcttttttaattacaaaattataattcgGGAAGTGTCCGAATATATTTGCGATGTTAAAATTGAGCATATTTTGTGTAACACCGATTAACGCGAAAAGTGtacaaatcaaataaataaaaattatgttcCTAGCATTTAAAACAAGTGTTTTTTCTCATTACAAAACGACGAATTCTTTAAGTCCATTAACAGTGGAGATAGCatggcgtccgaatattaacgcCGGCGACTGTAAATTATTTCGAGAATCTCGATATTTTCAAAATCTAAATCTAGTGTACGTATACCTATGCGTATGATATTATACAATAGATGCGAACGGTTGTTACAGTCCTAACGGAGAATCGGCTATCGGCTACTCGATAGGCCGCGTACGGTCTTCGCGGACCAATACGGTAAACCGTCTTCCGCCTGGCCTCGTTCGTTGCGGATGTCTCCGTAACGGGCATTGCTCCGCGTCGATTCCCCGATTTCATGTTTTCGTTTGAACCCGCCAAACCCGAAGCTCTCGAAACACCATCCGTATCGTTTCCGCGACGAAACAATTCGAATCGGCCGCCCTAGGTTCTCGATATTTATATTCGACGGAAAGCCGCGTCCCTTAAACAGTTTCGGGACCACCGTGGCGTTCGTGTATTATCGTACCCTCGACCGAgggatttttaaaaagtttaccCTCTCGAGACCACCTCGACGCGGACCGGAATATTTTACGTGGGACGAAGGGGAACGCGACCGAACCGATTCGGTCGGTCCGAACGGTAAATGGCTGCGAACGACGGACGAAAATTGCGGAACGGCAAATGGCGAACGCGTTGCGGGAAATTCGCGTTTCGAGTCGGCATTTTCCAGCGAATCGCGAACAGACTCGAAAAGGAACGTCGACCCCTGTGTCCTCTCTCCTACGCAGACTCGGAGCGGGACGGAAATACGCGTACACTGTATACGTAGCGCAACCACGTGGGTCCGATGGCCATATCTCGAGTCTCCCGTCTCTCGTTCCTCGTCCTTTGTCCCGCTATCGTCTATTCATAGAGGAGAAAGCGCGAGCTGTCACAGTGACGGCCGCTCAAAGAGGATGCGCGAAAAATGGAAGACGGGCTCAGCGTCGTCGACGATCAACGGCGAAACGCCACTCCAAGGCCCGCTACACACATCCGTTTTTCTAACGTGCGGCGACCGTGCGGTAACGGAATTCCGGTAAATATTGTATTGCGGATGCCGCAACTACGGTTCAAAGAAATGCGCAGCGCCTAATTGAATCcatagtacagtaaatcctctataaatgaaaaagcctcggggaggttcgtttgcaaaggTCGTAGACGGGCAGTATCTTTTTTAGCTTCaatggccgagccgaacgtagagaaggacagcggcCGAAGCGACTACGACTCTCCACGGCTCtgtctttcccatacgctgtccttccttgcgcccgtaacgttcatcgtcaattaaaccactaaatatagttgaagttatatcgtgtttggtctcattttaatcagaaaaatgccacaaatatattggtgaaagtttcataaaaaaataagtaataataaaaaaatgtttatattggtattacTTTGTGAGTACGCCCgggtctttgaactgtgccggcgacagcgactctccgcgtcgtattagtagtggttcacaccgatatacccgagtcgagatcagattactataaTGGAAGGGATATTTTTTGgtgtttatagaggatttactgtacagttaggagcagaactgatcacacacactttaaatcagaataacttttttatgaatggactgaacgtcttcaatttctctgtaaggctagaagaattagtttagtaagtggcgtctaaaaaatatgttggaaaaatacatttggtcggaattgtgaaaaacaatagtaaaatttatttttacggcttttttagctgggccaataacaaaaatttataaggtgtgtttggtcaacttgtataaattatatgcgCTCCgacagtttcattgaaattggttaattggtttacaagttataaacgattaaaagtggtgaaaggcagaaaatcttgaaaaattgcaatttttaccacttttgatcgtttatactcgcaaaccgattaaccaatttcaataaaattttcggagcggatataatttatacaagatgaccaaacacatcttatCAATTTCATTGGTCCTCTGCCCGAAAagttataaaaatcaattttcactattgtttctcacaatttcgaccaaatgcatttttccggCATATTTTATAGACGCCActgactaaactaattcttctagccttacagagaaattgaagtcgtttggtccatcaataaaaaaaagtcattctgatttaaagtgtgtgtgctCGTAACTGTATTTCAAATCGCAATTCAGGCACCGCACGGTCGCCGCTAGAAAAACGAATGTGCTAGCGGACCTTACCATCTCCGAAAGAGGAAAAACCCACTGATGGATTTTTCCCCCGTTGTTCGTTTCAGGTGCTACGTGGACGCGTCGTTTCGAGATGGATTCGAGACGAAGCTCGACGCTGCTGGCGATGCTGGGAACGCTCGTCGCGGTCCTGAGCGCCGCCGATGACTTTCGACGCATCTCCTACGATGGTAAGCGAAACGCGCGCGTGCAAAACCGCGACTTTCGACTCGCGTGCTCCTCGtcctttcgaagcagccatgCAGCCTCGATTGAAACGTGGGCGGCCAGCCGTGGACGCGTGGCCGATGCGCAAGTAGTCTCGGGATCGTGCGCGATCAAAAAGTTGCCGAGGCGAGCTGACTGCTATGGTTTTGGCCTTTGGGCGTGCGACGTGCGGCCGCGCGGAAGACGCGTAGAGAGTAGAGCGTAGGCGGCGAGCATGGCACGCGTCGGCACGCGTTCGTAGCCTCGGCGAGTCGCGACATACGCTTCGATTTCTCTGCCCCCACTGTTGTCTCTCGCCTCGTGCCTTACGTTTTTACgctttaagggagtagactcgttttttcttcaggattgcaaggttcCCGGATgatctcaataatgcaaagatgggggttttcagcagtcgaaagcgctagataaaggaTCTAGGAcgaaatcgccctcaaaagtcctatttgaggttcacgaggcgtaatttgcattattcgacaccCCATACAATacttttagtagtgtattaaaCTATTAAGGGGGTTCTCATGTCtcaataatacaaagatgggggttttcagtagtcaaaagtgctacaTAAAAGATCAAACTAGGCCGAAATCGCCCTCAAAAATTCTATTTGAcatttacgaagcgtaatttccattattccgcagcatgtacagtaaagtcgtgaTCTCGCTCCcatcgcctgttccgagcaAGGACAGAGGTCGTGTAGggaaactaccgagcactaaacgcaattggcatacattgccttataTTAATGACAACATgctttgtttaaatatgtgctTCAGtagagaagttcactaaaaaaatttctcagaaaaacatatttataattttaatatttctaaaagaaaagAGATCAGGAACCAGTCATTCTGACTGgtgtggtagttctagtgttaaatacaAGAGTTTTTGAATAATCTACACACTCTGGTTTTAGCTGCATAAGGGTTAATGTCCGTCcttctcgcgtcgcgtcgtcgggaCGCCCTGTACCAGCTTGCGTCTCCTTTGTTACTCGTCGCATCCTACGGCGCGGCATCGTTTTTCCTTTCTCCGACGAGGTTGCGAGCGCGAAGCGTAATCCCTCGACCTCGAGCGTCGTCCTACGTCCCCGTGGAAAGCTGTCCAAATCGGTGCCAGTATGCAGACGTTTAAGGTTCTTGAAACCCGTCGCTTCGCGGTTCGTGGTCCCCGTGATCTTTCCGGTTTTCACCGAGAGGCGGACTCGATTCTGTTGTGCTCTACCGAAACAAGATCCGCGCGCACGTTTTTATCGTTAGTCGAATTGAGTCCGCGATCCGTTTACATTCGCGGGCGTGTCTCGGGGCGCGTCGCCTCAGCCGAGACGATTGGGGTTCCGCGTTGCTCTCGAGCCGATGCTATTTCGAGGACCAGCGCTATACGAAAGCTGCTCGAACTCGGAATCGATCGCACACGTTCTTAGCCCGCGTTTTAACCCTCATCCATCCTTCATTTCACCagatgaatctgtccctcggtgtcaaactGACACAGTGGtgaaagatcgatgaaataacaaggtacaTAGAATACAGTTATTTCTCGATGTTGTTTCATACAAATTGACGAGTTAACGTTTACATCTTAGGTTTCTCGGACCTGTGTTTCGCATTAGTTGTTGTCTatccaaccaaaatgtataggtcatttaaaaccttttgtatttaacatattgtcacaaattctcattttaaaatatacagttgggagcaaaactgatcacacacacttcaaatcagaataactttttttatgaatggaccaaacgatttcaacttctctgtaaggctagatgaattagtttagtaagtggcgtctaaaaaatatgttggaaaaatgcatttggtcggaattgtgaaaaacaatagtaaaaatttatttttacgacttttttagctgggccaataacgaaaatttagaagatgtGATtattggtcaacttgtatacattattattattattattattatttattttaaacggACCGAAGCCCTCTTACATAAACGTTTACAATAGGAAACAATGAAAAACTACCCATATAATAACTGTAAGTTGCTCGATGGTTGGTAGGTGGATTTTAATGAAACAACGTAATATGGTTAACTGAAATTTATTTTGTCCGTCAGTGACGAGCGCTGGTTCAAGTCTGACTCCCGAAGACCTCCTCCAAGGTCCTGTCCCTTCTCgggttttgttttgtttttcaatCGCTGTATGTACCAACTCTCTCGATTTTGCCGGCAGCCCGTCGGCTCTGGAAGACCTTATGTCTTCTTGTGCATGTTCCCACCATCGTTATCTCAGGTACCTAGCCCTGCGTGGTTTTGCGGCCGCGGCCTAGGAAAGACCCTGTGTCTTCCCTTCCACTTTATGACCCTCATAAATTCAGGTACCTGGCCCTGCTTGGTCTAGCGGCCACGGCCTAAGGATGACCTTGTGTCTTCCCCCGCACATTGGGCTACACCGATTAAGAGTTGGTGctcattattatttcaatagctCAAAAACCTTCTTCTTCCACCTCGAACCAGCCTTCGCCGCTCTTCTTACACACATATCTCTCACATAAATTTACTTTTACGGAGAATTACAACAATTTTACAACATACGGTACCTCGCCCCAATAATCTCGCATACATCCTTTTTATCGCCGCTACAAACAGTAATACGCTAATTATCCTATCCGCAACAATAACATAGAAGGGACATGCACCAAAACTAATGGTACAAACTATATGGTATTATCCTATAATCCTGcgtaattgttttttaaacatgtgcaaAGATTCAATGAAAAAATCAACACGATTATACAATTGTATTATacaattatatacgctccgaaaatttcattgaaattggttaattggtttgcgagttataaacgatcaagaatggtaaaaattgcgattttttaAGATATTCTGCCTTTCACCACTttcaatcgtttataactcgtaactcaattaaccgatttcaatgaaattttcgaagcgtatataatttatacaagttgacccaaacacattttttaaattttcgttattggccctgCTAAAAAGGTcgtacaaatcaatttttactattgtttttcacaattcccacCAAAATtcgttttttcaacatattttttagacgtcacttACTAAACGAATTCTTCTagacttacagagaaattgatccattcatagaaaagttattctgatttaacacTTTGATTGCCCagcgtaattcggctgttttcCGCGGGGCCCAAATCCGACCGTCGGTACACAGAACGTAAACACAGCGAAAAGCGAGAATTCATGTTGCATATCCTAtagataaaatcctatttttaattaactcgaaCAAGAAGAGCGTCACCCATATTTGGGTGACGGGACCTCCACGGAAGCATACATTCTCCTTCAATTGcaataaactggagtgaaatagaaatttattttcttccttaatatatttaatagatcGAAAATgatgtaatagtatttttaaattcttctaatgttttcactgtttgaaattacgcCTCTCcaattttgtcacaaatgcataaaatccgcagcgtagtgatcagttttgctcctaactgtagtaCCAAGCAAAGAATGGATATTCAGAGAgaaattttgcaatatttctagaggaacattaacaaattcctGAAAGAAATGCAGAATATAGGTACCCGGGTGGCCGGTTGCTAAGCAAgggttaaaataataaaagtaacaggcacaatttttgttttggatTATTGATCCGCGCGGGCAGATGCGAACAAATACGAAGACGCCGATGTAAATAAGTACCTCGCGTTTTACACCGTGTCTTATTCGATTTCGAGCGAGTCGACGTTGGCGTGACGCGACATGGAGTAGTCGCCGATAGCGTCGTTGTCCTTTCCCGCCGGTGAAAAAGAAAGGGCGCGTAAACCGCGAAAACGCGGATAGGCTTCGAATGGGTGGAACGGCGACGTTGAGGACGGAAAGAGCGGACAGGGACGCAGCACGCGGAAAGGAGAAAAACTCTTGACAAGGTAGGGACAGAGAGGGGACGAGGGGGGACCGGTCGAACAGGGAAGGGATCTCGGAGAAAAAGAAAAGGCGGAGAGTGAAGGGAGGATACCCGAGAGGCCTTCGAGATCAGGTTATGCTAACTGGGGCCCGTTCGTCCCACACGTATCTACTTATAAGCGCGTGTACGTGGTTGCACAGAGAGACGTCGATGTCCGTGACGGTGTAGGTTTGCGGTGTACATGTACGTTTCTGTGTGCGTGTTGCGCACTGGCTGTAGCTCGCGGTCTTGTTCGCGGGAGCGCCCGCGCACGCACCATCGACGAACGAGTGTACCTGAATACGTGGAAACGCGAGAGGTACGAGCAACGATGCAGGTATCTCGGCGGAATCGTTTCTCGGCGTCGGCAAACCGGCTGGAAACCAACAAGACCAACGCGGCGGCCCGAGGAAAAACCGGGAGACTTCGAGCGTTCGGAAACCGGAGAGGAAACGAGTCCACGACCTCTCCGTTCTGCTCGCGCCAgtttcaccggcgagaagtcGTTTCTCCGGCGCGTCGACCAATGGCGATCCGTCCGTCCGGCGGGCGGTCGCGAAAAACTGGAAAATTCTCTGCCGCCGAAGAAGTCGTCGTCGAACGTAATACAAAAGGGGGGGTTAGGGGAGGGGTAGCACGTCGCGTCAACCGTACGGATCGTCGCATCGCGCGTTCCTCGGACGTCGTCAAACTAGTTTGTCCGGAAGGGAAAAAACATTTCGCGGAACACGGATGCGATCGCGATCTCGCGAGCATCGACGAGGTTCAGCGAACGAGACTCTCGGTGCCGATGGACCCGAGGTATCGTCGCGAGACTGTACGATATCGTTGACGTATGTTTCAGATTTGGTGGACACTGCGCTGTTCCAGCAAGAGGGAGTGACCGCGTACTCCCAGTTGCTGTTCGACGTAGCCAGACAGCAGGTTGTCGTCGGAGCACGGTAAGCGCGTCCAACCACTCGAACGCCCGAACACGTTTCCGGGTTCGGAGAAAAAAATCTCGAACCACGTCGGGCAAACCGAACGTTGGATGTTGGCGATACGCCAAACGGGAATCGCGTGTTTCTCAGCCGACGAGACGCGTTCTCGGGATCGTCGACCGTTTCGGCGATCCTCGAGGAACGCGCGACGCCCGCGTCGCCCTTTACAAATTCACGAGAACCGTCGGAAAGATCTGCGCGCGCAAGGAAAATTGTCGAATGTCGGTCGTCGGTGTAGATCTACCTACGCGTCCGACTCGTCCGGAAAGGAACGCGCGgatatttgaaaaatcgatcCGGTTTCTTCGGTTTCGCGATTCGCGTCCGGCGAAAGACAGGCGGCCCCCCGCTCGCCGCAATCCGGCTCGGCTCCAAGCCCGATTCGCTCGGACAGAAATAAAATTCGGTCGACTTCTTCCAGTCGTTTCCCTTCGAGAGCAGAGGCGGTCGGTTATTCGGAGTGAAAAACAGAGAAAGGAGAGACTGAACGTCGGAGAACGTCGAGACGGCGGCGCCAAAGTGTCCTGCCCGCGAGTACGCAATCGTTCTTGTTCTCGGATaatcgctcgcgcgcgcgcgcgagaccaGGATCGCGAGCCTCGCGAGCCGACAGGTAAACGAGTGGGCAGCGTTTACGTCGCGATATCGGCCCAGCTGCCAACGAACCGACCGATTCTTGTTAACCGGACCATGGAAATTCGACGAAACCAGAAGGAAAATCGTGGCGCCGACTCGTGTCGCCTCTGTGGACGTGTCTGACACCGTTTACATTCCTAATTGACTCGCGGTGCTCGACAACCGTGACGTCACCAAATTAGAGCTGATCGAGAGCGAACAGCGACAGGTATCGACGGAACGAAAAGAACCAGAGTCGCTCGCCTCGTCCGAGCAGTTATATTTGTCGCTTtctacgcgacgcgacgacgtaCTGTTCTATTTTTTACGTTTCACGCGGTAGGTAAAATTCTCTCGTCGAGGAGGGCGACGAGAGCAGCCGCGTCGCGACGTTGCTTGAATCGAAAGACGCTCGCGAATCGTCGGACGACGCTTGGCGCGGTCGCGCGAGGGAGCCGACAGGAAGCAATCTGTTTCAATGAGACGACTTGAACGTCGCGATGTCCCGAACGCGCTCGACACCGCAGGGTTCCGAT includes:
- the LOC143216663 gene encoding uncharacterized protein LOC143216663, which codes for MTLLSVTSVTVHLFRLDLSRCSSLSVLRRTRCSTKRYRPSCRGEPRSRDHVWRPAPIKFLAGRSLAPPRAATLYSCFVVCTCQQSSRLPTRDKSPRGGCREESTTANAATPVATLLAVESELVSRGTDAKRTPTVEERTRDFERKSASRATPCEKIRWKNGVRRGWTETDTGKSRLGENGSLCSFGNQKPTGKSLAQYERVRRPS